A part of Solicola gregarius genomic DNA contains:
- the paaC gene encoding 1,2-phenylacetyl-CoA epoxidase subunit PaaC: MTDPSTHTDNAYESLAEADDDARWAYGTGFDDPLAGVDTSLPAGVDGTALAAYCLMLADDALIMSQRLAEWSTNAPELEEEVALANIGLDLLGQARLLLARAAAADAPCVPALPDGSPVPAEDALTYFRDEREFRNVRLVEAANGDFAASTARLFCFSAWRLGILQRLRESSDPVLAAVAAKGVKELTYHRDYAARWLVTLAQGTDESRRRMVDGLARSWPYVGELFDTHPVESSLAGTAVDPTDVRAEFDDALATVLGAAALERPDAPFAQSVGGKAGRDGVHTETMGHLLAEMQSVARAHPMGTW, translated from the coding sequence ATGACCGATCCCTCAACGCACACTGACAATGCGTACGAGTCGCTCGCCGAGGCCGACGACGACGCACGCTGGGCGTACGGCACCGGCTTCGACGACCCGCTCGCGGGCGTCGACACCTCGCTGCCCGCCGGCGTCGACGGCACTGCGCTCGCGGCGTACTGCCTGATGCTCGCCGACGACGCACTGATCATGTCGCAGCGGCTGGCCGAGTGGAGTACGAACGCGCCCGAGCTCGAGGAGGAGGTCGCGCTCGCCAACATCGGGCTCGATCTGCTCGGGCAGGCCCGCCTGCTCCTTGCCCGCGCCGCGGCGGCCGACGCCCCCTGCGTACCGGCACTACCCGACGGCTCGCCCGTGCCTGCAGAGGACGCCCTGACGTACTTCCGCGACGAGCGCGAGTTCCGCAACGTACGACTGGTCGAGGCCGCGAACGGCGACTTCGCCGCCTCGACCGCACGGCTGTTCTGCTTCTCCGCTTGGCGTCTGGGCATCCTGCAGCGCCTCCGCGAGTCGTCGGACCCGGTGCTGGCGGCGGTCGCGGCCAAGGGAGTCAAGGAGCTCACGTACCACCGTGACTATGCCGCGCGCTGGTTGGTCACGCTCGCACAGGGCACCGACGAGTCACGCCGCCGGATGGTCGATGGCCTTGCACGAAGCTGGCCGTACGTCGGCGAGCTCTTCGACACCCACCCGGTGGAGTCGTCACTCGCAGGCACTGCAGTCGATCCCACCGACGTACGCGCAGAGTTCGACGACGCGCTCGCTACGGTGCTCGGTGCCGCGGCCCTCGAACGCCCGGATGCCCCGTTCGCTCAGTCGGTCGGCGGCAAGGCCGGCCGCGACGGCGTCCATACCGAGACGATGGGTCACCTGCTCGCGGAGATGCAGAGCGTTGCCCGCGCTCATCCGATGGGGACGTGGTAG
- the paaD gene encoding 1,2-phenylacetyl-CoA epoxidase subunit PaaD: protein MESARSVAAQVPDPELPMVTIDDLGILRDVSYDGATLVVTITPTYSGCPAIGAIRADIDAALRGAGFDDVDVRTALHPAWTTDWVSAEGRRKLHEHGISPPTHGATATTGPVPLTLSLPTRLLTCPRCGSSDTRETSHFGSTACKSLHRCRSCGEPFEHVKEL from the coding sequence TTGGAATCCGCGCGTTCGGTTGCCGCGCAGGTTCCCGATCCCGAGCTGCCGATGGTCACCATCGATGACCTCGGCATCCTCCGCGATGTCTCGTACGACGGCGCGACCCTCGTCGTCACGATCACGCCGACGTACTCCGGTTGCCCGGCGATCGGCGCGATCCGTGCCGACATCGACGCGGCACTTCGCGGTGCGGGCTTCGACGACGTCGACGTACGCACCGCGCTGCATCCGGCATGGACGACCGACTGGGTCTCCGCCGAGGGCCGCCGCAAGCTCCATGAGCACGGCATCTCACCGCCGACGCACGGAGCGACTGCGACAACCGGGCCAGTGCCGCTGACGCTGTCGCTGCCGACGCGGTTGCTGACCTGCCCGCGCTGCGGGTCGTCCGACACGCGGGAGACCTCGCACTTCGGCTCGACGGCATGCAAGTCGCTGCACCGCTGCCGCAGCTGCGGCGAGCCGTTCGAGCACGTCAAGGAGCTCTGA
- the paaE gene encoding 1,2-phenylacetyl-CoA epoxidase subunit PaaE, with translation MSLTDAPPRRKRRRLEFHDLRVADIERLCDDAVAVTFDVPPELADAYDFAPGQYLTLCRTVDGQKERRSYSICASAGSRPRVGVREVPDGMFSQWLVHEVRAGDVIEVGTPLGSFTAEPSSGGRHVLIAAGSGITPVLSVASSLLAQSDAHVTLLYGNRRTNTVMFAEELGDLKDAHGSRLELMHVLSREPREVELFSGRLDGERVAALLDALVPVDAVDGFWLCGPYAMVLDVREVLAARGVGKDRIHQELFFAGEAPPAPVQHEEPRSDEPTSAVTVRLDGRSSTLALPRSQPVLDSAQRQRSDLPFACKGGVCGTCRAQVTDGEVDMRRNYALEDDEVDAGFVLTCQSYPVSDEVTVDYDA, from the coding sequence ATGTCACTCACCGACGCCCCGCCGCGCCGCAAACGCAGGCGCCTCGAGTTCCACGACCTGCGGGTCGCGGACATCGAGCGACTCTGCGATGACGCCGTCGCGGTGACGTTCGACGTGCCACCCGAGCTGGCCGACGCGTACGACTTCGCACCGGGCCAGTACCTCACGCTCTGCCGCACGGTCGACGGGCAGAAGGAGCGCCGTTCGTACTCGATCTGTGCCTCGGCGGGATCCCGGCCGCGCGTCGGCGTACGCGAGGTGCCGGACGGGATGTTCTCGCAGTGGCTGGTGCATGAGGTGCGCGCCGGCGACGTGATCGAGGTGGGGACGCCGCTCGGTTCGTTCACGGCCGAGCCGAGCTCCGGCGGGCGGCACGTCCTGATCGCGGCGGGCTCCGGCATCACGCCGGTGCTGTCGGTCGCATCGTCGCTGCTCGCACAGTCCGATGCCCACGTCACCCTGCTGTACGGCAACCGCCGCACCAATACGGTGATGTTCGCCGAGGAGCTCGGAGACCTGAAGGACGCGCATGGTTCGCGGCTCGAGCTGATGCACGTGCTCTCGCGCGAGCCGCGCGAGGTGGAGCTGTTCTCCGGTCGCCTCGACGGCGAGCGGGTCGCCGCGCTGCTCGACGCACTGGTCCCGGTCGATGCCGTCGACGGCTTCTGGCTGTGCGGGCCGTACGCCATGGTCCTCGACGTACGCGAGGTGCTCGCCGCTCGGGGTGTTGGCAAGGACCGTATCCACCAGGAGCTGTTCTTCGCCGGCGAGGCCCCGCCCGCTCCCGTACAGCATGAGGAGCCGCGATCGGACGAGCCGACGAGCGCAGTGACTGTGCGACTCGACGGGCGCTCGTCGACGCTCGCCTTGCCGCGCTCGCAGCCGGTGCTCGACTCCGCCCAGCGTCAGCGCTCGGATCTGCCGTTCGCTTGCAAGGGCGGCGTCTGCGGTACGTGTCGAGCACAGGTGACCGACGGCGAGGTCGATATGCGCCGCAACTACGCCCTCGAGGACGACGAGGTCGATGCGGGATTCGTACTGACCTGCCAGTCGTACCCGGTCAGCGACGAGGTCACGGTCGACTACGACGCCTGA
- a CDS encoding DUF5302 domain-containing protein, with translation MNDQPAPQEDIKAKFREALDKKNEHHHATAEGAEHDGSEKSHGASEPTQTPMFRRKSAGGGA, from the coding sequence GTGAACGACCAACCCGCGCCACAGGAAGACATCAAGGCGAAGTTCCGCGAGGCGCTCGACAAGAAGAACGAGCACCATCACGCCACCGCCGAAGGCGCCGAGCACGACGGGTCGGAGAAGTCCCACGGGGCGTCCGAGCCGACCCAGACACCGATGTTCCGGCGCAAGAGCGCGGGCGGGGGCGCCTAG
- a CDS encoding alpha/beta fold hydrolase, giving the protein MATARASDGAAIHYDVRGDGERSLLLLAGQSNDHRWWDSVRADFDARFRTIAVDWRGTGASDKPADDSYSTTRFADDALAVLDDLGIARTHLYGTSMGGRVAQWLAAGHPDRVDRLVLGCTSPGGRHGFERNGAVIRSLTQPDRDAARRALLELMYTPGWLATHPGPHYTVGDPGMTPHARSGHLKASRRHDSWDLLPDIAAPTLVVHGTDDKLSPAANATLIAGRIADARAELIDGARHAYFEEFRAVASPLVVEFLEGRGPARSAYS; this is encoded by the coding sequence GTGGCAACTGCGCGAGCGTCCGATGGGGCTGCGATCCACTACGACGTACGCGGCGATGGCGAGCGCTCGCTGTTGCTGCTCGCCGGGCAGTCCAACGACCATCGCTGGTGGGACTCGGTACGCGCCGACTTCGACGCGCGGTTTCGTACGATTGCGGTCGACTGGCGAGGCACGGGTGCCAGCGACAAGCCCGCCGACGACTCGTACTCCACCACCCGCTTCGCCGACGACGCGTTGGCCGTGCTCGATGACCTCGGCATCGCGCGTACGCACCTGTACGGCACGTCGATGGGCGGTCGCGTCGCACAGTGGCTCGCGGCCGGGCATCCCGATCGGGTTGACCGGCTCGTTCTCGGCTGTACGTCGCCGGGTGGCCGACACGGCTTCGAACGCAACGGTGCCGTCATCCGGTCGCTCACCCAGCCCGATCGGGACGCGGCACGGCGGGCACTACTCGAGCTGATGTACACGCCGGGCTGGCTCGCGACGCATCCGGGCCCGCACTACACCGTCGGCGATCCAGGCATGACACCGCACGCGCGCAGCGGACACCTCAAGGCGAGCCGCCGCCACGACTCCTGGGACCTCCTGCCCGACATCGCCGCGCCGACCTTGGTCGTGCACGGCACCGACGACAAGCTGAGCCCCGCTGCCAATGCCACCCTCATCGCCGGCCGCATCGCCGACGCACGTGCGGAGCTCATCGACGGCGCGCGCCACGCGTACTTCGAGGAGTTCCGCGCCGTCGCGAGCCCGCTCGTCGTGGAGTTCCTCGAGGGCCGCGGGCCGGCCAGGTCGGCGTACAGTTGA
- a CDS encoding PadR family transcriptional regulator yields MGYEDLIASQSQELRRGTVMLACLALLDAPSYGYALLETLDNAGIAVDGNTLYPLLRRLEKQGLLSSEWNTDESRPRKFYRTSAEGARVRTRLTEEWSELAASMARLTKEDR; encoded by the coding sequence ATGGGCTACGAGGACCTGATCGCGAGCCAGAGCCAGGAGCTGCGGCGCGGCACTGTCATGCTCGCGTGCCTCGCACTGCTCGATGCGCCGTCGTACGGGTACGCGCTGCTGGAGACGCTGGACAATGCCGGCATCGCCGTTGACGGCAACACGTTGTACCCGTTGCTTCGTCGCCTGGAGAAGCAGGGCCTGCTGAGCAGCGAGTGGAACACCGACGAGTCCCGGCCACGCAAGTTCTACCGGACGAGCGCCGAGGGCGCGCGCGTACGTACGCGGCTGACCGAGGAGTGGAGCGAACTCGCCGCTTCCATGGCCCGGCTGACCAAGGAGGACCGATGA
- a CDS encoding HAAS signaling domain-containing protein has translation MTTETLTDRYVDAVVRRIPADQRDDVAAELHTTIADTIDARDDDHETAERTVITELGDPIRLAARYTGRPLALIGPALYPTYVRVLTLLLSTVLPLVTAVSVIVEIVDHNDAGSAVEAGLDTIITVGAQMIAWLTVVFAVMDRLQVRGRLPDIWTPDRLPRVRRSDRASTGACASAAWNASLLVLILWQYSAEPYHDGDTRLTILDPELWSGWIWPILAGFAAIVVLEIIRIRRRAWSVPLVAWYAAAQAAVALPLAWLFYDQRLLNPEFVAAVGDDQVAPDSWWSAAAVIVLIIGAVEIAKRFREARR, from the coding sequence ATGACCACCGAGACACTCACCGATCGTTACGTCGACGCGGTGGTCCGCCGGATTCCGGCCGACCAGCGCGATGACGTCGCCGCGGAGCTGCACACCACGATCGCGGACACCATCGATGCCCGAGACGACGACCACGAGACCGCCGAGCGAACGGTGATCACCGAGCTCGGCGACCCGATCCGGCTCGCGGCCCGCTACACCGGCCGGCCGCTCGCGCTGATCGGCCCGGCGCTCTATCCCACGTACGTCAGGGTCCTGACGCTGCTGCTGTCGACCGTGCTCCCGCTCGTGACCGCGGTCTCGGTGATCGTAGAGATCGTCGACCACAACGACGCGGGCTCGGCGGTGGAAGCGGGACTCGACACGATCATCACGGTCGGCGCCCAGATGATCGCCTGGCTGACCGTCGTGTTCGCCGTGATGGATCGCCTCCAAGTACGTGGCCGCCTCCCCGACATCTGGACGCCGGACCGACTTCCGCGCGTGCGCCGGTCCGATCGCGCCAGCACCGGCGCCTGCGCCTCGGCCGCCTGGAACGCTTCGCTGCTGGTGCTGATCCTCTGGCAGTACTCGGCCGAGCCGTATCACGACGGCGACACTCGCCTCACGATCCTCGACCCGGAACTCTGGTCGGGCTGGATCTGGCCGATCCTGGCGGGGTTCGCAGCGATCGTCGTCCTCGAGATCATCCGGATCCGGCGCAGAGCCTGGTCCGTCCCGCTGGTCGCCTGGTACGCCGCCGCGCAGGCCGCCGTCGCGCTGCCGCTCGCCTGGCTGTTCTACGACCAGCGGCTGCTCAACCCCGAGTTCGTCGCGGCCGTCGGCGACGACCAGGTGGCGCCCGACTCGTGGTGGTCCGCGGCGGCGGTGATCGTGCTGATCATCGGCGCCGTCGAGATCGCCAAGCGCTTCCGCGAGGCGCGGCGCTAG
- a CDS encoding sigma-70 family RNA polymerase sigma factor, translated as MSDDAEFAAMFQGHATRVVRLAALLGADDPEDVAQEAFCRLYAARDRVDDRAVAYLNRIVVNEVRSRHRRNQTARRARLQLVELPTPIEHAGAYAERSAVIDAINTLPSRKREALVLRYWLDLPLAEIADAMGVRLGTVKSLLSRGLDALANELGETR; from the coding sequence GTGAGCGACGACGCCGAGTTCGCCGCCATGTTCCAAGGGCATGCGACGCGGGTCGTCCGGCTCGCCGCCCTGCTGGGCGCCGACGACCCGGAGGACGTGGCGCAGGAGGCATTCTGTCGTCTGTATGCCGCCCGTGACCGAGTCGACGACCGCGCCGTCGCGTACCTGAATCGGATCGTCGTCAACGAGGTACGCAGCCGACATCGTCGCAACCAGACCGCGAGACGCGCGCGGCTACAGCTGGTGGAGCTGCCCACGCCGATCGAGCACGCCGGCGCGTACGCCGAGCGCAGTGCCGTGATCGACGCGATCAACACGCTGCCCTCGCGTAAGCGCGAGGCGCTCGTGCTGCGGTACTGGCTCGATCTGCCCCTCGCCGAGATCGCCGACGCAATGGGCGTACGCCTCGGCACCGTCAAGTCTTTGCTTTCGCGGGGCCTCGATGCCCTTGCGAACGAACTGGGAGAAACGCGATGA
- a CDS encoding PadR family transcriptional regulator: MNGRHGPWGGPWGHGQWGGDPRWRHGGPPPWLAGLLGGGRGPGPSGPKVRRGDVRAAILDVLSAEPMNGYQVINRIAERTGGAWKPSPGSVYPTMQQLEDEGLVESTTVNGRRQSGLTDEGRAYVESHPEELAATWSPFDDDAEEADTLSDLRPAIGQVMGALWQVATTGSPEQQAEAATILADTRRRLYGLLADGDPRP, from the coding sequence ATGAACGGGAGACACGGCCCGTGGGGCGGCCCATGGGGACACGGTCAGTGGGGCGGCGACCCACGGTGGCGGCACGGGGGTCCGCCACCGTGGCTCGCCGGTCTGCTCGGCGGCGGACGCGGCCCCGGTCCGAGCGGACCGAAGGTGCGGCGGGGCGACGTACGCGCGGCCATCCTCGACGTCTTGTCGGCGGAGCCGATGAACGGGTACCAGGTCATCAACCGGATCGCGGAGCGTACCGGCGGTGCCTGGAAGCCGAGCCCGGGATCGGTCTATCCGACCATGCAGCAGCTCGAGGACGAAGGGCTCGTCGAGAGCACCACCGTCAACGGCCGTCGACAGAGCGGCCTCACCGACGAGGGGCGCGCGTACGTCGAGTCGCATCCGGAGGAGCTCGCCGCCACCTGGAGCCCGTTCGACGACGATGCCGAGGAGGCCGACACCCTGTCCGACCTGCGGCCGGCCATCGGTCAGGTGATGGGCGCGCTCTGGCAGGTGGCCACGACCGGAAGCCCCGAACAGCAGGCCGAGGCGGCCACCATCCTGGCGGACACGCGACGCCGGCTGTACGGCCTGCTCGCCGACGGGGATCCGCGGCCATGA
- a CDS encoding DUF1707 domain-containing protein, protein MSGEERARNERLYERDQRAMSGELRIGDQEREAAVAALGEHFAAGRIDKSEYDERTAVAWEARTSGALKPLFADLPAPGPTGAAEPERAPRAAPAYEARGPWTGWYRVAGILVVGLAIALAIATRIPWFVVIIAAWIVWMKGHRFKWHRNRHHQWHRYAGWR, encoded by the coding sequence ATGAGCGGCGAGGAGAGAGCGAGGAACGAGCGGCTCTACGAGCGCGACCAGAGGGCCATGAGCGGCGAGCTCCGCATCGGCGACCAGGAGCGCGAGGCGGCCGTCGCCGCACTCGGCGAGCACTTCGCGGCCGGCCGGATCGACAAGTCCGAGTACGACGAGCGTACGGCCGTCGCCTGGGAGGCCCGGACATCCGGCGCGCTGAAGCCGCTGTTCGCCGACCTACCCGCGCCCGGTCCGACGGGCGCCGCGGAACCCGAACGCGCACCGCGCGCGGCACCCGCGTACGAGGCCCGCGGGCCCTGGACCGGCTGGTATCGCGTCGCCGGCATTCTCGTGGTCGGGCTGGCAATCGCCCTCGCGATCGCCACGCGGATCCCGTGGTTCGTGGTCATCATCGCCGCGTGGATCGTCTGGATGAAGGGGCACCGGTTCAAGTGGCACCGCAACCGCCACCACCAGTGGCACCGCTACGCCGGTTGGCGATGA
- a CDS encoding PQQ-dependent sugar dehydrogenase: MSRIGRTRPRTLIAALGVAAAMTTAFLTGGPATNATNAADEAAKPPAAKNWDNYEKVTLTKHVGEPIDLAVLPDSRVLHTARSGELRLTDPDTGLTKIVNDLDVYNNSEMGLQTVTLAPEFKKNHWVYVYYSPKRMTGKYPKTTPTGSAPTTLPDGKTDAYWKRWKGYDQLSRFKWNPKTDKLKLSTEQRIIKVETNRGQCCHVAGDVDFDAKGNLYLSTGGNTPAGADGYTPIDDSPRHNPGDDERRGSGNSNDLRGKILRIHVQKNGSYTIPKGNLFPKNKKKTRPEIYVMGLRNPYRMTVDKATGAVSWGDYGPDAGAAKAKRGPMGYVEWNVTTKAMNSGWPYCTGDNSHPYFDYDFKTDKPGKKFNCAAPVNDSRWNDGLRKLPPSVPADLWYGDDKDDQPWPKLTELGGEGQAPMAGPRYHYSKKDPKTAFPKYWDGKWFFGEFSQDYLAAFTTKKAEGPVTRIESLLPNSALSTNGQPINDNPMDLEFGPDGSLYVLDYGDGFFTENPDAGLYRIDYVTGNKRPIARVTADPTSGGAAPLEVAFDASASTDPEGADLKYEWDFDGDGTFDGTGAKTNHTYEKNGQVDARVRVSDPDGAFSITSEQITVGNTAPTVTLDTPANGGFFDWGDSIAYQVKVTDPEDGDSPECDRVQWTTALGHNQHAHPITQGSGCSGDIPLAMDGGHGETENVFGVIGVTYTDNGANGVPGATGETQIILNPKHQEGEHADELEGVTISDDQDASGLRKLTSFGASDWIAYDPVSLSGIDSVSTTASGEGTLSLRWGASDAEPFATVDVPAGDGWQTVDTELTDPPTGSDKLYVTSTGGVDVDMFMFNGAGVGGE; encoded by the coding sequence ATGAGCCGAATCGGACGTACCCGACCCCGCACACTGATCGCCGCGCTCGGCGTCGCTGCGGCGATGACGACGGCGTTCCTGACGGGCGGCCCGGCAACGAACGCGACGAACGCGGCCGACGAAGCCGCGAAGCCGCCGGCCGCGAAGAACTGGGACAACTACGAGAAGGTCACGCTGACCAAGCACGTCGGCGAACCGATCGACCTGGCCGTGCTGCCGGACAGCCGGGTGCTGCACACTGCGCGCAGCGGTGAGCTCCGCCTCACCGATCCCGACACCGGTCTGACGAAGATCGTGAACGACCTCGACGTCTACAACAACTCGGAGATGGGGTTGCAGACGGTCACTCTCGCGCCCGAGTTCAAGAAGAACCACTGGGTGTACGTGTACTACTCGCCGAAGCGCATGACGGGCAAGTACCCGAAGACGACGCCGACCGGCAGCGCACCGACCACTCTCCCGGACGGCAAGACCGACGCGTACTGGAAGCGTTGGAAGGGGTACGACCAGCTGTCCCGGTTCAAGTGGAACCCGAAGACGGACAAGCTGAAGCTGTCCACCGAGCAGCGGATCATCAAGGTGGAGACGAACCGCGGCCAGTGCTGCCACGTCGCCGGTGACGTCGACTTCGACGCCAAGGGCAACCTCTACCTGTCGACCGGTGGGAACACGCCGGCCGGCGCCGACGGGTACACCCCGATCGACGACAGCCCGCGACACAACCCGGGCGACGACGAGCGCCGCGGGTCGGGCAACAGCAACGACCTGCGTGGCAAGATCCTGCGGATCCACGTGCAGAAGAACGGGTCGTACACGATCCCGAAGGGCAACTTGTTCCCGAAGAACAAAAAGAAGACCCGTCCGGAGATCTACGTGATGGGTCTGCGCAACCCGTACCGGATGACGGTCGACAAGGCGACCGGTGCCGTCTCGTGGGGCGACTACGGGCCCGACGCGGGCGCGGCCAAGGCCAAGCGGGGCCCGATGGGGTACGTCGAGTGGAACGTCACCACCAAGGCGATGAACTCCGGTTGGCCGTACTGCACGGGCGACAACTCACATCCCTACTTCGACTACGACTTCAAGACCGACAAGCCCGGCAAGAAGTTCAACTGTGCGGCGCCGGTCAACGACTCGCGCTGGAACGACGGGTTGAGAAAGCTGCCCCCGTCTGTGCCGGCGGACCTGTGGTACGGCGACGACAAGGACGACCAGCCGTGGCCGAAGCTGACCGAGCTGGGGGGCGAGGGTCAGGCGCCGATGGCGGGACCGCGTTACCACTACAGCAAGAAGGACCCGAAGACCGCGTTCCCGAAGTACTGGGACGGAAAGTGGTTCTTCGGAGAGTTCTCCCAGGACTACCTGGCGGCGTTCACGACCAAGAAGGCGGAGGGGCCGGTGACGAGGATCGAGAGCCTGCTCCCGAACTCGGCGCTGAGTACGAACGGCCAGCCGATCAACGACAACCCGATGGATCTGGAGTTCGGCCCGGACGGGTCGTTGTACGTACTCGACTACGGTGACGGCTTCTTCACCGAGAACCCGGACGCCGGCCTGTACCGCATCGACTACGTGACGGGGAACAAGCGTCCCATCGCGCGCGTCACGGCCGACCCGACCTCGGGTGGCGCAGCGCCGCTGGAGGTCGCCTTCGACGCCTCGGCATCGACCGATCCCGAAGGTGCCGACCTCAAGTACGAGTGGGACTTCGACGGCGACGGCACGTTCGACGGCACCGGTGCGAAGACGAACCACACGTACGAGAAGAACGGTCAGGTCGATGCGCGGGTTCGGGTGAGTGATCCCGACGGCGCGTTCTCGATCACCTCGGAGCAGATCACGGTCGGCAACACCGCGCCGACCGTCACGCTGGACACGCCGGCGAACGGAGGGTTCTTCGACTGGGGCGACAGCATCGCGTACCAGGTCAAGGTGACCGATCCCGAGGACGGCGACTCTCCGGAGTGCGACCGGGTGCAATGGACGACGGCGCTCGGCCACAACCAGCACGCGCATCCGATCACCCAAGGCTCGGGTTGCTCCGGTGACATCCCGCTGGCCATGGACGGCGGGCACGGCGAGACCGAGAACGTGTTCGGAGTGATCGGGGTGACGTACACCGACAACGGCGCCAACGGCGTGCCGGGTGCGACGGGCGAGACGCAGATCATCTTGAACCCGAAGCACCAGGAGGGCGAGCACGCCGATGAGCTCGAGGGTGTGACGATCAGCGACGACCAGGACGCCTCCGGTCTACGCAAGCTCACGTCGTTCGGCGCGTCCGACTGGATCGCGTACGACCCCGTGAGCCTGTCCGGAATCGACAGCGTCAGTACGACGGCATCGGGCGAGGGCACGCTGTCGTTGCGCTGGGGTGCCTCGGACGCGGAGCCGTTCGCAACCGTCGACGTCCCGGCCGGCGACGGTTGGCAGACGGTGGACACCGAGCTGACCGATCCGCCCACGGGTAGCGACAAGCTCTACGTGACCTCGACGGGCGGCGTTGACGTGGACATGTTCATGTTCAACGGCGCGGGAGTCGGCGGGGAGTGA
- a CDS encoding sugar phosphate isomerase/epimerase family protein yields the protein MGEQQHDRVEGGRRSRLSRRRFLGTGAAGAAALPAMGTLTASAQAADKHGGKGRRDLTVAPKRRGIILYTVRDAISRKDRAEQDPDTGRPLRGGFRGVFETLSRIGYREVEFAGYDQGENGPITPRQLRRLLDDNGLVANGNHGSVPGEINAETIAQFEQDLDTAETLGLAHMGTGGDPTSSSYKEDWDKAADVWNFWGERAAARGIKLYTHNHHDAYGFLLDSGPQDDQGRPTRSSGIRKLEYFFDLADPDYVHFEMDIFWAYVAQFRWVDYTDPDGVSRRSIFDPIDVVQAQPHRFPLFHVKDGASNPESDDGYDMVPAGTGDVPLKRLLDVIEQQGFHHPNYEQDNAGGGDEDPSQSFRFAELSYRNIAKWRD from the coding sequence ATGGGTGAGCAACAGCACGACAGGGTCGAAGGTGGCAGGCGATCCCGGTTGAGTCGTCGTCGGTTCCTCGGGACCGGTGCCGCCGGAGCGGCGGCGTTGCCCGCGATGGGTACGCTCACCGCCTCGGCGCAGGCCGCCGACAAGCACGGCGGAAAGGGCCGTCGAGACCTGACCGTCGCCCCGAAACGCCGCGGCATCATCTTGTACACGGTGCGAGACGCGATCTCGCGCAAGGATAGGGCCGAGCAGGACCCCGACACCGGTCGGCCGCTTCGCGGCGGGTTCCGCGGGGTGTTCGAGACGCTGTCGCGGATCGGGTACCGCGAGGTCGAGTTCGCCGGCTACGACCAGGGTGAGAACGGTCCGATCACGCCGAGGCAGCTCCGGCGCCTGCTGGACGACAACGGGCTGGTGGCCAACGGCAACCACGGTTCGGTTCCCGGCGAGATAAACGCGGAGACGATCGCGCAGTTCGAGCAGGACCTCGACACTGCGGAGACCCTCGGGCTCGCACACATGGGCACCGGCGGCGACCCGACCTCGTCGAGCTACAAGGAGGACTGGGACAAGGCCGCCGATGTGTGGAACTTCTGGGGTGAGCGGGCGGCTGCGCGCGGCATCAAGCTGTACACGCACAATCACCACGACGCGTACGGCTTCCTGCTCGACAGCGGGCCCCAGGATGACCAGGGCCGCCCGACGCGATCGTCCGGGATCCGCAAGCTGGAGTACTTCTTCGACCTCGCCGATCCGGACTACGTGCACTTCGAGATGGACATCTTCTGGGCGTACGTCGCGCAGTTCCGCTGGGTCGACTACACCGATCCGGACGGCGTGAGCCGGCGCAGCATCTTCGACCCGATCGACGTGGTCCAGGCGCAGCCGCACCGCTTCCCGCTCTTCCACGTCAAGGACGGAGCCTCCAACCCGGAGAGCGACGACGGCTACGACATGGTGCCGGCGGGCACCGGTGACGTTCCGCTCAAGCGGCTGTTGGACGTCATCGAGCAGCAGGGGTTCCATCACCCCAACTACGAGCAGGACAACGCCGGGGGAGGCGACGAGGACCCGAGCCAGTCGTTCCGGTTCGCCGAGCTGAGCTACCGCAACATCGCCAAGTGGCGCGACTGA